ATCAGACATCTTTATGGTGTTTTTATTACACTTCTAATGTACGCAACGCCTATTTTTTATCCGCCACAAATTGTGCCGGAGAGTTTCAGATTTATTCAAACTCTAAATCCAATATATGCTGCTATTGTCTGTTGTAGAACAGTAGTATTAGATGGTACTCTATATGATCCGTCAACACTGCTTTTCTTAGTGGGATCTGCAATATTTACAATGGTTTTAGGAATAGCACTATTTTATAAATATCAAGATAGATTTATTTTACATATTTAACAGAAATTTTAATTAGGTGAAAATATTGGAAGAAACAATTATTGAAGTTAAAGATGTAGAAATGGAATTTAATTTGTATAGGGAAAGGACAGATAATCTTAAAGAATATGTAATTAAATATCTAAAAAAAGAGCTTGAATCTCAATCATTTACCGCTCTTAAGGACATTTCTTTTGAAGTGAAAAGAGGGGATAAATTAGCAATTATTGGGCTAAATGGTGCCGGCAAAAGTACTTTGTTAAAAATAATTTCAGGAATTCTTAAACCAACTGAAGGTTCTTGTAAAGTGCATGGAAAAATTGTGCCTTTGTTAGAACTTGGAGCAGGATTTGATCCAAGTTATACTGGTAGAGAAAATATTTTTCTCAATGGTTCATTATTAGGTTACAAAAAAGAGTTTTTAGAAAGTAAATATGATGAAATAGTTGAATTTTCAGAACTTGAAGATTTTATAGATGTCCCAATAAAAAATTATTCTTCAGGTATGAAAGCTCGATTGGGATTTGCTATAGCAACAATGGTAGAACCTCAAATCTTGATTTTAGATGAAGTTCTATCGGTTGGAGATGCTAAATTTAGAGCAAAAAGTTATGAACGTATAGAATCACTTCTTAGCAAAAACGTAACTGTTTTGTTTGTATCTCATTCAATACAACAGGTCAAAAGGATATGTAATAGAGCGATATGGCTAGAAAAAGGCCATATTATTAAAGAAGGCCCTGCACAGGAAGTATGTGATCTTTACACCAAAACATGCTCAAAAAAATAATACCAAAGAATAAATTTAGATTTCTCTACTTCAAATGTAATTAGGCTATATTAGGATAGAAAATATTGTTTTGCTTGGCAATCATAGTAAAAAATTAGCTTGTTATTGAGTGTAAGTGTTATTATGGGTATAAAACTTTGATATTAGTATATCCTCCATCTCTGTTACCGGTCATATAAACTAAATGAGTTATATAAAATTTTATACTAATCGCTATTGTCAATATTCATTTTTAAATGATGGACACTTATAAAAGTGTTAATATGTTTCACTATTGATGTTAATTTTGGATATAGTATGGTATCATAAAACTTAAGCATAGTCAAATGTTATATAGAATAAATTAAAGTTCATAAAAATTTGAGGCATAAAGAAAGAAAGATTGGTGAGATTAATTGGTAAAAACTGATAAAAAGTTCATCTTAAATATGGATGAACTAGAATATACTAAATTCCCTTTGGATGAGTTATTTTCTCTAGAAGTTAATAATAACAATGTTAAATATGAATTTATTATTAGATTTTCAAGCATCAATAAAAATTTAATTTGTTTTGGTTCAGGTGCATATGAACCTGAGAAAATATCACCACCCATCTATAGAAGACATAGTTGGGAAAGTAAGTTTGAAGAGTCTGTAATTTACTATAACGATCCTACATTGTACATTGATCCAGAGTTATACATAGGATGGGGTATTGGAAAAATAGATGACTGGTATCTATTAGTTATAGCCGATATTATACAAATTTTAGCCCGGAAAAATAATATTACACCTGAAAATATGTTATTTTTTGGTAGTTCTGGTGGTGGGTTCACAGCCATTATGTTATCAACATTCATTAAGAATTCGTCGGTTATCGTAAATAACCCTCAGATATTTTTAACTAATTATGCAAAGAGACATCTTAACCAAATGATAAATTCTTGCTTTGATAATTTAGATTTAGAAACAGTTTTAGAACAATATGGACACAGGATTGACATTGTAAAATGTTTTGAGCACCAACAATATATGCCCAATCTCACATACATAGTAAATTCTGATTCTAAAAACGATATCTTAAATCATTTTATTCCTTTTATCGAAAGTTTAGTCTTATTTAAATACTTTAATGAGCGGGTAAAAATTTTATTATATAAAAATGAGAAAGGACATGATGGACAATTAGATCCAAATGAAACCATAAAACTAATTAAAAATCATTTTATTGAAAAAAATGATATCTCAAATAAAAAACAGTTAAATATTGCTGAAAAAGATCCAAAACATATCAATAAACAATTACAAAATAATACCAATAAAAAACCAAATAAAATTACATATATGTTACAGAGATTTTCTCATGAGTTTTTAAAAAGGAAATAATGAAGATAAGAGAACTTTTTAAAGTGGGTCTATAATAAATTAACTAATTAAAAATATAAAATAAAATATAATTACAACTTTAATGTTATTTAAAGTCCTGATTATAGCCCTACGGTTCTTAAAATAATTTCCACTTGTTTTATTCCATATTATACCCAAAATTGTTCCAAATAACTAATTCTGATTTTCTTTTTGTGGTTCCAATTATTTCTTTTTTAAAATTTCATTATTTGACATTTTTTACTCATCTATAAGTATTGATGGTCTGTCCCCGGCCAAACAATGGAATAAAACCATCATAACCATCTTCATTCCATCTTTTAAACAATTATGTATCTGTAACTATTGTTTACTTAGTTTTTTTACTCTCTTTTGGGTTACAAGCCTTTTTATTATTTTTCTTAAAAACTTAGAGCTAAATTAAACATATACTGAACCATGTACTCTAGCTGGCTTTATACTCCAAATATTATTCTTAGCATCAACATTACCGCTATAACTGTAAATTTCGTATCCAGTTGATGAATCACTGAAATGATTGTTATGAAGAATCCTAGTTGATGAACTACCACCAAAATTAACAACAGCATTACCCCTATTTGTTGCTTTGTTAGATTCAAAAATACAATCCGTAACGACTAAATTACTAGTATTATAGATAGCAGCACCATTTTCTGCTAAATTCGTCTTGAAATCCGTGCTGGTTACAGTTAATTCACCATTATAATTTAAAACAGCTCCACCATTAGTTTGGGCATTGTTGTTTGTGAAATTTGTTTGGATAATAGTCATTTTTCCTATACCATTTTTAACTGCTCCTCCTTGATTTGCATCATTATCGGTGAAATTACAGTTGCTAATTTTTATTTTGGTAAAGGAAACACTATCAACACCTTCAGATAGAATTGCACCACCATTCTTTTTTGCAGTGTTTTTATTAAATAAACTATTAGACACTGTTAAATTACCCATATAATTAAAAATGGCCCCTCCATTATTGCTTGCGTAGTTCTGGATGAATATACAATTATTTATACTACAGTTGCTTCTTTCATTAAGTATAGCTCCACCACTACTAATAGTGGATATATTACTTGTGAAAGTACAATCTTTAACTGTTGCTTTACTTTTGTAACTATGAATTGCTCCACCATAACCTTTGAGTGATTTATTAGATGTGAAAATACTATTTGCCACATTTGTAGTACCCTTATCTGTATAAACAGCCCCTCCAGTACCGGTAATTGCAGTATTATTGTTAAATCTACAATTTATAATATTAAACGTTCCTCCATAATTTTTTGTTGCTCCACCAGAATTAACAGCGCCATTACTGGAAAAAGAACTATTAGATACTGTTGTAAGACCAGC
This sequence is a window from Methanobacterium sp. SMA-27. Protein-coding genes within it:
- a CDS encoding glycosyl transferase family 2; amino-acid sequence: MDELEYTKFPLDELFSLEVNNNNVKYEFIIRFSSINKNLICFGSGAYEPEKISPPIYRRHSWESKFEESVIYYNDPTLYIDPELYIGWGIGKIDDWYLLVIADIIQILARKNNITPENMLFFGSSGGGFTAIMLSTFIKNSSVIVNNPQIFLTNYAKRHLNQMINSCFDNLDLETVLEQYGHRIDIVKCFEHQQYMPNLTYIVNSDSKNDILNHFIPFIESLVLFKYFNERVKILLYKNEKGHDGQLDPNETIKLIKNHFIEKNDISNKKQLNIAEKDPKHINKQLQNNTNKKPNKITYMLQRFSHEFLKRK
- a CDS encoding ABC transporter ATP-binding protein, whose protein sequence is MKILEETIIEVKDVEMEFNLYRERTDNLKEYVIKYLKKELESQSFTALKDISFEVKRGDKLAIIGLNGAGKSTLLKIISGILKPTEGSCKVHGKIVPLLELGAGFDPSYTGRENIFLNGSLLGYKKEFLESKYDEIVEFSELEDFIDVPIKNYSSGMKARLGFAIATMVEPQILILDEVLSVGDAKFRAKSYERIESLLSKNVTVLFVSHSIQQVKRICNRAIWLEKGHIIKEGPAQEVCDLYTKTCSKK